In Klebsiella aerogenes, the DNA window CGATGCCACCATCACCTCCGATAACACCCAGGCCGGCGAGATGGCCTGTAAATACATTAGCGATCGCCTGAACAACAAAGGCAACGTGGTGATTATCAACGGGCCACCGGTTTCCGCGGTGCAGAACCGCGTCGAAGGCTGCGAAACGGAATTCAAAAAACACCCGGATATCAAGATCCTCTCTTCTAACCAGAACGCCAAAGGCAGCCGCGAAGGCGGTCTGGAAGTGATGACCTCGCTGTTAGCGGCGAATCCGAAGATTGACGGCGTGTTCGCAATCAACGACCCGACGGCGATTGGCGCCGATCTGGCGGCGAAACAGGCGCAACGTAACGAGTTCTTTATCGTCGGCGTCGATGGTAGCCCGGATGGCGAAGAGGCGCTGAAACGGAAGAATTCACTGTTTGTCGCCACCCCGGCGCAAGACCCACAGGTGATGGCGGCGAAGGCGGTGGAAATCGGCTATGACATTCTGCAAGGCAAACCCGCGCCAACCGCGCCGGTGCTGATCCCGGTGACGATGATCGACAAAAACAACGTCAGCAGCTACAAAGGCTGGACGGTGAAATAAACCGAAATCGGCCCGGATAACGCGCAAAGCGCCATCCGGGCTCCCTCGCCCCTACGCGGCTTTGTCGCTATGCGTCACATCGGCGGCAAAGACATAACCCAACCCGCGCAGGGTTTTAATCAAGGTCGGCTGATGCGGGTTGACTTCGATTTTACGCCGCAGGCGCATGATCAGCACATCGACCGTGCGGTCGAAAACATCCATGCTTTCGTTATGGGTCAGCGCCAGTAGCTGTTCGCGGTTCAACACCCGGCGGGCGTTCTGCGCCAGCGCCAACAACAATCCATATTCCCCCTGGGTTAACGCCACGCTTTGCTGTTGTGGGTTAAACAGCTCACAGCGGCCGGTATCGAGCCGCCAGCCGTTAAATAACAGGCCGTTATACACACTCGGCACGGCGCTTTCCGCACCGATCGCTCCGCTACGCCGCAGTACCGCTTTCACTCGCGCCACCACCACCCGCGAGTTAAACGGTTTGGCGATGTAGTCGTCGGCGCCCATTTCCAGCCCGACGACCACGTCAGATTCGCTTCCCAGGCCGGAAAGCATCACCACCGGCAGTTCAGGTCGGGTGCGCTGTAGCTGCTGCAGCACCAGCAATCCGTTAGTGTCGGGTAGGATCATATCCAGCAATATCAGCGCGATATCCGCCCGTTGCGCCACCGCCGTCAGCGCCTCGCCGCCGCTCTGGCAGACCATCACCTCGAACGCGTGCGCCCCGAGCACATCGCTCAGCAGCTCGCAAATCGCGCTGTCGTCATCAACGACCAAAATGACTGGTTTCATTGTGTGCCTCTGCCCGCCGGGAATAGTGTCAGTCTGGTCGATTCTGCAAACTGGCGGCGACAAATCCATTTTCCGCTGCCGTTTTTATAATCGGCGTCACATCTCCGGGCTTTTCGTCACGTCAAAACTGACGATGAGCTGTTTTTCGTCAGCATTTAGCCCAAAAAAGCTGCGTACTATCCGCTAATACCCACAATGAAAACATGGCATAGAAGATGCATAGTGACGGTCAATAGCGCGTAAGCGCCGATTGATTAACTGGAGCAAGACCGATGAAAAAAGTCGTCACGGTTTGTCCGTATTGCGCATCAGGTTGCAAAATCAACCTGGTGGTCGATAACGGCAAAATCGTCCGGGCCGAGGCGGCGCAGGGGAAAACCAACCAGGGAACCCTGTGTCTGAAAGGCTATTATGGCTGGGACTTCATTAACGATACCCAAATCCTCACGCCGCGTCTCAAAACCCCTATGATCCGCCGCCAGCGCGGCGGCAAACTGGAAGCCGTCTCCTGGGACGAGGCGCTCGATTACGTCGCCGCCCGCCTCAGCGCCATTAAAGCGAAGTATGGCCCGGACGCTATCCAGACCACCGGCTCCTCGCGCGGAACCGGCAATGAAACCAACTACGTGATGCAGAAATTCGCCCGCGCCGTTATTGGCACCAATAACGTCGACTGCTGCGCGCGCGTCTGACACGGCCCTTCGGTTGCAGGTCTGCACCAGTCGGTCGGTAACGGCGCCATGAGTAATGCCATCACGGAGATTGATCACACCGATCTGGTGTTCATCTTCGGCTACAACCCGGCGGATTCCCACCCTATCGTGGCGAATCACGTCATTAACGCTAAACGCAACGGGGCGAAAATCATCGTCTGCGACCCGCGCAAGATTGAAACCGCGCGCATCGCTGACATGCACCTTGCGCTGAAGAACGGCTCGAATATCGCGCTGCTCAACGCCCTGGGCCACGTCATTATTGAAGAGGATCTGTACGATAAAGCCTTCGTCTCCGGTCGTGCTGAAGGCTTTGAGGAGTATCGCAAAATCGTCGAAGGCTACACGCCGGAATCGGTGGAAGCCATTACCGGCGTCAGCGCTCAGGAGATCCGCGCCTGCGCCCGGATGTACGCGAAGGCCAAATCCGCCGCCATTCTGTGGGGCATGGGCGTCACCCAGTTCTATCAGGGCGTGGAAACCGTGCGTTCGCTGACCAGCCTGGCGATCCTCACCGGCAACCTCGGCAAACCGAGCGTCGGCGTGAACCCGGTGCGCGGACAGAACAACGTGCAGGGCGCCTGCGATATGGGCGCCCTGCCGGATACCTATCCGGGCTATCAGTACGTTAAGTTCCCGGAGAACCGCGAGAAGTTCGCCAGGGCCTGGGGCATTGACAGCCTGCCGGAGCATACCGGTTATCGCATCAGCGAGCTGCCGCATCGCGCCGAACACGGCGAA includes these proteins:
- a CDS encoding response regulator transcription factor; this translates as MKPVILVVDDDSAICELLSDVLGAHAFEVMVCQSGGEALTAVAQRADIALILLDMILPDTNGLLVLQQLQRTRPELPVVMLSGLGSESDVVVGLEMGADDYIAKPFNSRVVVARVKAVLRRSGAIGAESAVPSVYNGLLFNGWRLDTGRCELFNPQQQSVALTQGEYGLLLALAQNARRVLNREQLLALTHNESMDVFDRTVDVLIMRLRRKIEVNPHQPTLIKTLRGLGYVFAADVTHSDKAA
- the fdhF gene encoding formate dehydrogenase subunit alpha, coding for MKKVVTVCPYCASGCKINLVVDNGKIVRAEAAQGKTNQGTLCLKGYYGWDFINDTQILTPRLKTPMIRRQRGGKLEAVSWDEALDYVAARLSAIKAKYGPDAIQTTGSSRGTGNETNYVMQKFARAVIGTNNVDCCARVUHGPSVAGLHQSVGNGAMSNAITEIDHTDLVFIFGYNPADSHPIVANHVINAKRNGAKIIVCDPRKIETARIADMHLALKNGSNIALLNALGHVIIEEDLYDKAFVSGRAEGFEEYRKIVEGYTPESVEAITGVSAQEIRACARMYAKAKSAAILWGMGVTQFYQGVETVRSLTSLAILTGNLGKPSVGVNPVRGQNNVQGACDMGALPDTYPGYQYVKFPENREKFARAWGIDSLPEHTGYRISELPHRAEHGEVRAAYIMGEDPLQTDAELSAVRRAFEQLELVIVQDIFMTKTAAAADVILPSTSWGEHEGVYTAADRGFQRFFKAVEPKWDLKTDWQIISEIATRMGYPMHYHNTQEIWDELRHLCPDFTGATYEKMGELGYIMWPCRDESDADQGTSYLFKEKFDTPNGKAQFFTCDWVAPIDKLTEEYPMVLSTVREVGHYSCRSMTGNCAALAALADEPGYAQINTADAERLGIEDEALVWVNSRQGRIITRAQVSDRPNKGAVYMTYQWWIGACNELVSENLSPITKTPEYKYCAVNVERIADQREAEQYVIEEYNRLKARLRESAMG
- a CDS encoding ABC transporter substrate-binding protein; its protein translation is MRLKPIVTALCAGALLAASPFASAKDLKSIGVTVGDLANPFFVQITKGAELEARKLAGDNVKVTLVSSGYDLGQQVAQIDNFIAAKVDMIILNAADSKGIGPAVKRAKQAGIVVVAVDVAADGADATITSDNTQAGEMACKYISDRLNNKGNVVIINGPPVSAVQNRVEGCETEFKKHPDIKILSSNQNAKGSREGGLEVMTSLLAANPKIDGVFAINDPTAIGADLAAKQAQRNEFFIVGVDGSPDGEEALKRKNSLFVATPAQDPQVMAAKAVEIGYDILQGKPAPTAPVLIPVTMIDKNNVSSYKGWTVK